One Brassica napus cultivar Da-Ae chromosome C4, Da-Ae, whole genome shotgun sequence genomic region harbors:
- the LOC106377112 gene encoding endoglucanase 11 codes for MSSAASLIGVSSETDVGAFDYGEALSKSLLYFEAQRSGRLPYNQRVTWRDHSGLTDGLEQGVDLVGGYHDAGDHVKFGLPMAFTVTMLPWSVIEYGDSLASTGELSHALEAIKWGTDYFIKAHTSPNVLWAEVGDGDTDRYCWQRPEDMTTSRRAFKIDENNPGSDLARETAAAMAAASIVFRTTNPHYSHLLLHHAQQLFEFGDKYRGKYDESLRVVKSYYASVSGYMDELLWGATWLSRATDNDHYISYVVDMAHQLGGLSWAMSEFSWDVKFAGVQLLASMVSVSYYQSHK; via the exons ATGTCCTCCGCCGCGTCGTTGATAGGTGTTTCTTCGGAAACAGACGTCGGAGCGTTCGACTACGGTGAAGCATTGTCTAAAAGCTTACTCTACTTCGAAGCTCAGAGATCAGGTCGACTTCCGTACAACCAGCGCGTGACTTGGCGTGATCACTCTGGTCTCACTGATGGTCTCGAGCAAGGG GTGGATTTAGTGGGAGGATATCACGACGCCGGAGACCATGTTAAATTCGGACTTCCGATGGCTTTCACGGTGACTATGTTGCCGTGGAGTGTAATAGAGTACGGTGACTCACTCGCTTCAACCGGCGAGTTATCTCACGCACTTGAAGCTATCAAATGGGGAACCGATTACTTCATCAAGGCACACACAAGTCCAAATGTTCTATGGGCTGAAGTAGGCGACGGTGACACTGATCGCTACTGTTGGCAAAGACCGGAGGACATGACAACTTCACGGCGAGCTTTCAAGATCGACGAGAATAATCCGGGATCAGATCTCGCCAGAGAAACCGCCGCGGCTATGGCTGCAGCTTCTATCGTTTTCCGCACAACAAACCCACATTACTCTCACCTTCTCTTGCACCATGCCCAACAA TTATTTGAGTTTGGAGACAAGTACAGAGGAAAATACGATGAGAGTCTAAGAGTTGTTAAAAGTTATTATGCCTCAGTGAGTGGTTACATGGACGAGCTTTTATGGGGTGCAACGTGGCTTTCTCGAGCCACCGACAATGATCATTATATTAGTTATGTGGTTGACATGGCTCACCAACTAGGTGGCCTTTCTTGGGCTATGTCCGAGTTTAGCTGGGACGTAAAGTTCGCTGGCGTTCAACTCCTCGCTTCCATGGTTAGTGTTTCATATTATCAATCACATAAATAA